The DNA segment GACGATAGCAGCACTTAAAGCTGTTGATGATCCCTTTGTCTAACGGCTGTATTAGGGACGTGCAGTTGGCAGGGAAGTACTGCAGCTCGATGTTCGATAGCTGAAGGCCTTCGATGTGGTGCGCGGAGCAGTTGTCAAGCAATACACATATTTGGCGACCCTGACGCTTGACATCTTCGTTGAATGCTTTCAGCCATTCAGTAAAGATTTCTCAGCTCATCCAGGCCTTCGAATTGGCCACGTACTTCACCGACATCCACTTCATGCCTTTAAAACACCTTGACCTGGCATTCTTTCCTATAACTAATGGGATTCTTTTGTCGCTGTCGTCACTGTTTGCACAAAGCAATCCCGTGACGCGTAGTTTGCTCTACTTTCCGCCTCGACAATCGTGCCCTTTAAGCTCCAGCGTGCGATTCGGCAACATCTGGTAGAACAACGCCGTTTCATCGGCGTTGTACAAGTCCGCCGCCTCATAGCGGTCCAAGATGCCAGGCAGCTTCTCGGCCACCCATGAGGCAGAGGCATCGCTGTCAGCAGATGAGGACTCGCCGCTACTCACTCTACCGACGACACCGTGTCGGCTCTTGAACCCTTGCAGCCAACCGTTACTTGCCTTGAAATTGTCATGGCCAAGAACAGACGCAAAATCCTTCGCTTTCTGCTGCAGGATTGCGCCACTTATGGGCACGTTGCGTGCCCTTGTGTCCAGAAACCAGGTGAAGACAGCCTTGTCCACATAAGTGTACGTTGACTTCTTCAGTCTTTTCTTCTTCGAGCCCGTGCCCGACTCCGCTGCCTCGCGGATGCTGTCCTTCGCACTCAATATCGTCGACAGGGAGCTGGCTGGGATGTTAAATCGTGCAGCAACCTCCTTCTTTTTCTCATCCGCGGAAACCGCATTTACAATCGCAAACTTTTCTTCAAAAGACAAAACCTTGCGCTTTCTCGGCACAGAACGCATTGTCAACAGCGAGAGCAGCTGAAAGGCCTAACAAGAGAGGACACGACCTACCCGCCTCACCGCTTCGTTCACCcgttctagagtcactgtatatgctacctaaaggtagcatatagacGGTtttgctgtttacaaacacagaccctggacggcttcccGTTTCGCGCACTGACGTAGCaaggcggggaacaaaagccttggcgggtagcccgcagattttcaacacttctcaccctgtgcctagccaaatatttcaaataaagacgcttctaatctatacccaacattataagagttagttcTGAACTcagtgtgcgccttctttttatCTGAAGGAGGAAAAAGGGTCTTTCCTGACTCTGACAAAACTTAAAAAAcgcgctttccgcttcggtgttagagagtgataaatgaagaaccggaagtttcttggggtacaacacgtgctgctactatcgcagtcttgaaactCTGACCCGTTCGGCACAGTAGCGCCATGAGACGTCCCAACTCGCAAGATAAAAGCTGCatagcgtggccttcgagatggcGCACCGCATTACCATCTCGAAGGCTTTGCAACGAGGAAACTCCGTTTCTCGCTAAGCGGCGCAAGCTATTCTAGCGATGCTTGTATCATCATCGCGGCACGCACTTGCCGGCTGCAATGATATGCGTTCTACCCGCAGCCGCCTCCGTGTATTATTAATTTTCTTATTCTAAAACCTACGCGTGTACATGCAGGATTTTAGTAATGTTACGACTCAAAATATTAAATGGTCAGTGTCGCAAATTCGTTACATTCAGGTGAATTACCGCAACACCTTCGTTACATGCAGGTCACAaatacatgggcttctatggggATGGTATTGAGGATTGAAAAAAGTTCGTTAAATCCAGGAATTCGTTACGTGCAGGTTCGTTACATCCACCTTTAACTGTATTTATTGTTTgtgaaaacacctacttcaccaaaatttcggggggggggctagacccccccccccttggctacaggTCTGGCGTGAAGGCGGCCGATGTGGCCGTGCCGttatctcgccactttattagaaAATTAAGCGAAGCGGCGGCGCCCGCAGGCGTAGAGACCACCAGGAGCGTGAGGGCGTTCttcttaaagacgatagtctttcttggggaatttaaacgcagaaattttggtctgtctttctgtctgtccttctgtctgtccttctgtctgtctttctgtttgtcggcacgtccctcgattcagccactcggccaaagttgaaccacttgcccaagcgccagccatcgtgaacggctgaataggttcatacttgtgtacattgttgatcaaaaagcaaacattacgcatatctgaggcgcaacatcactaggtaagtattaggcggtgtgttcctttaacagaaaatacatagatacgcaattttaaagaccttgatggtatgcgtttaacgttgagacagtaacgcgtttattaaaagattgccacagctgaagagatcagcggtccaagccgagcaagcgcgagcgccaacaacaaccgtcttcgtcttcttctttcgcaggcgttcttgtctgcgccctaccatgttacaaatcactcccccgcggaaaaggagccatcctggcgacctaaggaacaggtacaactggtgggttataatgcggcttcagtcaatcgacgtgaacagtctcgcggccgcgacgacggcggtccctagatgattgaacaggctcaatcatatagttaactggggatgcttgacgtaggacgcggtaggggccttcgtacttaggcagtagctttgtggaaaggccaggagcggaggagggaacgcgaagccacaccaacgttccaggcgaatacgactgaggaggcaggttttcgtcgtgacggtccttctggccctactcgccctacaatgttacaaccctagtttcctaaggtgcgctgaaaatgcgactgcgctgaaacttgtcttcctccgtgccctctgcacaagctcatgttgtgtttcggtttcggttcagtattgcactgtacgaatgacagggggcgccgctctggcattcctgttttacccaggcgacgtggaagtaagagagtttgtggagagtactcgttgagtgcggacgtttcttctccttcggcgcatcgcgccaaacagtgagtgagtgatacaacgtttattaatgagaagaagaatgaaaataaataaaaataaaaggagggcaaatttcaagggtgggttccccattccaggacaccagtggccgccgctgctcgcccggcttgatccagGAGACCCCTTTGGGTCTTCAGGTCAGTTCGGGCGAGGACGGCCTCCAAGGCTCCCCCAGCATCGTGAGTATCAGAGGCGACTGTGCCTCCATAGGTTTGCTCTGACATTCCCATGTGACGTGCTGCAACGTCGGTCGCgactcgcaccacggacattggtTCGGATATACATCGGGGTTTATATGATGAAACCTTTCCAAATGTGGATAGGTGTTAACTTGAATTTGTCTAAGGCTGCGAGCTTCGTCTACTTTAAGTGATTTGTGCGGTGGGGCATACCGCTGCCTTGTCTTACGTTGATGCTCCAGTATATCGCGAGCAGTGTGAGGGTCGTATTGGTTATCGCCGTCCTTCTTCGCTCGGTTGGTGAAATCACGAGCTAAAGTGTGCGCCAGCTCATTACCCGGGATACCCTCGTGGCCTGGGCACCAGATTATGGCATGGTCCTGTGTCAGCCTGTCGCCGAGTATTCTCGAGGCGATACTCGGTAGTCCTCCACGTAAAAACATCCTACAAGCCTCCTGCGAAtcagacaggacgagcgcggaGGTATTCTCCGCCTCTTTAGTTCTAATGGCTAGCGCAATAGCAGCTGCTTCCGCCGTTGCGGTACAGGTCGTGTTAACCGACGCTGCGACAGTTTTAACGGTATGTGGCAGTGATTGAACTGCTACTATAACGCAGCCCTGTCTTGATTTGGCGGCATCGGTGTACACCACCTCGTGACTCTGGCCAAACTGTTTTTGAAGCTGTCGAGCTCTAGCTTGTCTTCTCGCCCCGTGGTACAATTTACTCATGTTTCGCGGAATGGGGCAGACGGTTATGTGTTGTCGTGCTTCCCTAGCCATAGTAGTAATGTTCTCCTTGTAGTATTGTGGTCTAGTAGGGTATcccaagcgaatgagggtttctcTGCCTACCTTTGTCAGGCATAGTCGTTCTTTCTGCGAAAGAAGCGTTGCTGCCGCAAGCTCTTCGAATGTGTTGTATACACCGAGCGCTTCTACTTTTTGATTTGATGCATTAAGCGGTATACCTAGGGCAGCTTTGTATGCTCCCCGTATGAGCAAGTCAATTTCCTTAATGTCCGTTGGTGTGAGCTCCTGATATGGCAGTCCATATGTGACTCTACTAAGGACGAATGCTTGTACCAAGCGTAGGGTTTCCCCTTCGTTCAGACCTTTGCCCTTCCTTGTTATCCTATGAATCATTCGAGCTATATTTTTGACTGTACATTTATGGACTTTAATTGTATAACTTGCTCTTTTGTTGCTTTGCAACCATAAGCCTAATACTCTCATCGTCTGTCTCTCCGGCAGCATCTGATCTCCTATGCTAAGTTGTACCGCTGGTTTGTTTCTATAATTTTTGCCATGGACGCGGATAAACTCTGATTTGTCTGGGGCACATGCCATGCCATTCCCTTCGGCAAACTCCTGGATTGTGTTTATCGCTTCTTGTAAGATTTGCTCCTTCTTTCCTAGTGAGCCTTTATTCACCCATAgagtgatgtcatctgcatatagggCAAATTGGAGTTCAGGAATTCGCTCCAGCTGCTTTGCTAGCCGATTCATTGCTATATTAAAGAGGAGTG comes from the Rhipicephalus sanguineus isolate Rsan-2018 chromosome 6, BIME_Rsan_1.4, whole genome shotgun sequence genome and includes:
- the LOC119397744 gene encoding tigger transposable element-derived protein 4-like gives rise to the protein MRSVPRKRKVLSFEEKFAIVNAVSADEKKKEVAARFNIPASSLSTILSAKDSIREAAESGTGSKKKRLKKSTYTYVDKAVFTWFLDTRARNVPISGAILQQKAKDFASVLGHDNFKASNGWLQGFKSRHGVVGRVSSGESSSADSDASASWVAEKLPGILDRYEAADLYNADETALFYQMLPNRTLELKGHDCRGGK